A section of the Candidatus Saganbacteria bacterium genome encodes:
- a CDS encoding PorV/PorQ family protein, protein MREKKLGEGFRLLIRNSILGFITAIIFSSVAFASSQAGVDIAVLNAGVGARPMGMGGAFTSIADNADSPYWNPAGLSNITSQEITTMQTKLSTDTDHYYISYATKLGKGTLGISWIQVSLGNITQTTTTDAFNEVITTNVFSYFSNAYLLAYGLPITPNISFGMTAKYLTSDMFGIAGGQAYGYSFSPAFLIKARGWSFGAKVDELANEQKWETGTAEKVPPKARVGISFMEPRGLPAGSTVAIDVAQTLRSSYSPEFAFGYEYKKGDLALRAGLLDSNLTAGAGFRSGKASLDYAYVQQSSVSRNNVHRISLSGKW, encoded by the coding sequence GTGAGGGAAAAGAAACTGGGTGAGGGTTTTAGGTTGCTTATTCGGAATTCGATATTAGGATTTATCACAGCAATAATATTTTCTTCAGTCGCATTCGCTTCTTCTCAAGCTGGAGTCGACATCGCAGTTCTCAACGCCGGCGTCGGCGCTCGTCCTATGGGAATGGGCGGTGCTTTTACATCTATCGCCGATAACGCGGATTCGCCATATTGGAATCCCGCAGGCCTTTCAAATATTACAAGCCAGGAAATAACAACAATGCAGACAAAACTATCAACCGATACCGACCATTACTATATAAGCTACGCGACAAAACTTGGTAAAGGAACTCTTGGCATCTCTTGGATCCAGGTATCGCTGGGCAATATCACTCAAACCACAACAACCGATGCTTTTAACGAAGTCATAACAACAAATGTTTTCAGTTATTTCAGCAACGCATATCTTCTGGCATACGGTTTGCCTATTACTCCAAATATATCTTTCGGTATGACCGCGAAATACTTAACATCGGACATGTTCGGCATCGCGGGCGGCCAAGCCTATGGATACAGTTTCTCGCCAGCTTTCTTGATTAAAGCGCGCGGATGGTCATTTGGCGCAAAAGTAGATGAACTTGCAAACGAACAAAAATGGGAAACAGGGACAGCAGAAAAGGTTCCTCCAAAAGCCAGGGTTGGAATTTCATTTATGGAACCGCGGGGTTTACCCGCAGGTTCCACGGTGGCCATCGATGTCGCCCAAACGCTTAGAAGTTCTTATTCGCCGGAATTCGCTTTCGGATACGAGTATAAAAAGGGCGATCTGGCCTTAAGAGCAGGACTTCTTGATTCAAATCTTACAGCAGGCGCGGGGTTTAGATCCGGGAAAGCCTCGCTCGATTATGCTTATGTCCAGCAAAGTTCCGTTTCGCGAAATAATGTCCACCGGATCTCGCTTAGCGGGAAATGGTGA